In one Staphylococcus lutrae genomic region, the following are encoded:
- the gcvH gene encoding glycine cleavage system protein GcvH, producing the protein MAVPSELKYSKEHEWVKVEGNTAIIGITDFAQSELGDIVFVELPEVNDNVSEGETFGSVESVKTVSELYSPVSGQVVEVNEDLEDTPEAVNESPYENAWMIKVELNDSSELDALMDAASYEKMIGE; encoded by the coding sequence GTGGCAGTGCCAAGTGAATTAAAATATTCCAAAGAACATGAATGGGTAAAAGTTGAAGGAAATACTGCGATTATTGGTATCACTGATTTTGCACAAAGTGAGTTAGGGGATATCGTTTTCGTTGAACTTCCGGAAGTGAATGACAACGTATCTGAAGGGGAAACTTTTGGTAGTGTAGAATCTGTTAAAACCGTTTCTGAATTGTATTCTCCAGTTTCAGGTCAAGTCGTTGAAGTGAACGAAGATTTAGAAGATACACCTGAAGCAGTCAACGAATCACCCTATGAAAATGCATGGATGATTAAAGTTGAATTGAATGATTCAAGCGAGCTAGATGCATTAATGGATGCAGCAAGCTATGAAAAAATGATTGGTGAATAA
- a CDS encoding toprim domain-containing protein: MTMIHKVIVVEGKSDKKRLQEVLLEPVEIICTHGTMGIEKLDNMIEYLYDKQVYILVDADAEGRRIRKWFSTYLSERIDIVIDTTYSEVARCPRDYLAKRLQNFGFKVKQDFFVKGKYSYAECFKTIKQYI; the protein is encoded by the coding sequence ATGACGATGATCCATAAGGTGATAGTGGTTGAAGGGAAATCTGATAAAAAACGTCTTCAAGAAGTGTTGCTAGAACCTGTAGAAATCATTTGTACACATGGAACAATGGGAATCGAAAAGCTAGACAATATGATTGAATATTTGTATGATAAACAAGTCTATATATTAGTTGATGCAGACGCAGAAGGTAGACGGATTCGCAAGTGGTTTTCCACGTATTTGAGTGAGCGGATAGATATCGTTATCGACACGACTTATAGTGAAGTCGCACGCTGTCCACGTGATTATCTCGCTAAACGTTTACAAAATTTTGGTTTTAAAGTAAAGCAAGACTTTTTTGTTAAAGGGAAGTATTCTTATGCCGAATGTTTCAAAACAATCAAACAATATATCTGA
- a CDS encoding thioredoxin family protein — protein MPNVSKQSNNISEHFDKSAHLIFGYTPMCGTCKVAERMLDIVNEMVSWPLVKVDLNYYPEWSQTHEIQSVPVLLIMRYDQEVERIYAFHSVTDLLEKIKKPLT, from the coding sequence ATGCCGAATGTTTCAAAACAATCAAACAATATATCTGAACATTTCGATAAAAGTGCCCATCTTATTTTTGGATATACGCCGATGTGTGGGACATGTAAGGTGGCGGAACGAATGTTAGATATTGTGAATGAAATGGTGTCATGGCCTCTGGTGAAAGTGGATTTGAATTATTACCCGGAGTGGAGTCAAACACATGAAATCCAATCCGTTCCTGTACTACTCATCATGCGATATGATCAAGAAGTTGAACGGATTTATGCGTTTCATTCTGTTACTGATTTATTAGAAAAAATAAAAAAACCATTGACGTAA
- a CDS encoding methionine ABC transporter ATP-binding protein, with the protein MITLKNIVKKYESKSKSVTAVNNVNLEIDRGKIYGIIGFSGAGKSTLIRLFNYLEKPTSGEVIIGGDHIGQLSPSELRRKRQKVSMIFQHFNLLWSRTVLDNIIFPLEIAGVPKGEAKEHAMELVSRVGLQGREHAYPSELSGGQKQRVGIARALANNPEVLLCDEATSALDPQTTDEILDLLLQLKKENNLTIIMITHEMHVIRRICDDVAVMENGKVIEEGKVSDIFENPQHEVTRRFVREDLKPSDQGEDLTHTFDLKADEVLARLTFSGENTTQPVVSYLTETHHLQLNILEGNIKHSKTGAIGYLLVHIKDFSKIHFEEIKAALDAQNVDIEVIKHG; encoded by the coding sequence ATGATTACACTTAAAAATATAGTGAAGAAGTACGAGAGTAAATCAAAATCTGTAACTGCTGTAAATAATGTAAATCTCGAAATCGATAGAGGTAAAATTTATGGGATTATCGGATTTTCAGGAGCAGGTAAAAGTACTTTGATTCGATTATTTAATTATTTAGAGAAACCCACGTCAGGTGAAGTCATCATCGGCGGCGATCATATCGGGCAATTAAGTCCATCTGAGTTACGACGAAAGCGTCAAAAAGTGAGTATGATTTTCCAACATTTTAACTTATTGTGGTCTAGAACGGTGTTGGATAATATCATTTTTCCACTCGAAATTGCGGGTGTTCCTAAAGGTGAAGCGAAAGAACATGCGATGGAACTCGTCTCTCGTGTAGGGTTACAGGGGCGTGAGCACGCATATCCATCAGAGTTATCAGGCGGACAAAAGCAGCGTGTCGGTATTGCGCGTGCTTTAGCAAACAATCCAGAAGTATTGTTGTGTGACGAAGCGACAAGTGCGCTAGATCCACAAACAACAGATGAAATACTAGACTTATTACTTCAATTGAAAAAAGAGAATAATTTAACGATTATTATGATCACACATGAAATGCATGTCATTCGACGCATTTGTGACGATGTTGCTGTGATGGAAAACGGTAAAGTCATTGAGGAAGGAAAAGTGTCAGACATTTTTGAGAATCCACAGCATGAGGTGACACGTCGATTTGTTCGAGAAGACTTGAAACCGAGTGATCAAGGCGAAGATTTAACGCACACCTTTGATTTAAAAGCTGATGAAGTGTTGGCGCGACTGACTTTTTCGGGTGAAAATACAACACAGCCGGTCGTGTCATATTTGACAGAAACGCATCACCTTCAATTGAATATTTTAGAAGGAAACATTAAACATTCTAAAACGGGGGCTATCGGTTATTTGCTCGTGCATATTAAAGATTTTTCAAAGATACACTTTGAAGAAATTAAAGCAGCGTTAGATGCACAAAATGTAGACATTGAGGTGATCAAACATGGGTAA
- a CDS encoding methionine ABC transporter permease, translating to MGKSMSDILHEMITMPNVKWPAVWEATYETLYMTIISTAFSFVLGLILGVILFLTSKSEAKTGRIFYSIVSFVVNLFRAIPFIILILLLIPFTSLLLGTISGPTGALPALIIGASPFYGRLVEIALKEIDKGVIEAARSMGATTWNIVLKVLIPESLPALISGITVTAIALVGSTAVAGVIGAGGLGNLAYLTGFTRNQNDVILVSTIFILVLVFLIQFLGDWMTNKIDKR from the coding sequence ATGGGTAAGAGTATGAGCGATATTTTACACGAAATGATAACCATGCCGAATGTAAAATGGCCTGCCGTATGGGAAGCGACATACGAAACATTGTATATGACGATCATTTCGACGGCGTTTTCATTTGTACTCGGCTTGATTCTAGGCGTTATACTTTTTCTGACTTCAAAAAGTGAAGCGAAAACGGGACGTATTTTTTATAGCATTGTCTCATTTGTTGTCAACTTATTCAGAGCAATTCCGTTCATTATTTTGATTTTACTCTTAATTCCGTTTACCAGCTTACTGCTCGGTACGATTAGTGGACCTACAGGGGCTTTACCTGCATTGATTATTGGCGCATCACCGTTTTATGGCCGCTTAGTAGAAATTGCTTTAAAAGAAATTGATAAAGGTGTGATTGAAGCCGCACGTTCAATGGGGGCAACAACATGGAACATTGTGCTTAAGGTGTTAATTCCTGAATCATTACCCGCACTTATCTCAGGGATTACAGTGACGGCAATTGCATTGGTTGGTTCGACAGCGGTGGCAGGTGTTATTGGTGCCGGTGGATTAGGTAACCTTGCTTACTTAACTGGTTTTACTCGGAACCAAAATGATGTCATCTTAGTCTCAACGATTTTTATTTTAGTGTTAGTATTTTTAATTCAATTTCTAGGAGATTGGATGACGAATAAAATAGATAAACGTTAA
- a CDS encoding MetQ/NlpA family ABC transporter substrate-binding protein, whose product MKRILSIIVILALAVGLAACGNKADTSKGNDKKIVVGASPAPHAEILEEAKPLLKEKGYDLEIKTINDYTTPNKLLDAGELDANYFQHTPYLDTEKKEKGYKIESAGDVHIEPMAVYSNKYKSLKDLPNGAEIFVSNNPAEQGRFLKFFVDAGLIKIKDGVKIQNATFDDIVENSKNIKFNSKQSAEFLPKTYQNNEGDAVIINSNFAIEQKLNPQKDSIAVEKAEDNPYANLIAVKDGHKNDEKIKALMEVLHSKEIKDFINKKYDGAVIPAE is encoded by the coding sequence ATGAAGAGGATTTTATCGATTATTGTTATTTTAGCATTGGCAGTAGGACTTGCAGCATGTGGAAATAAAGCAGATACAAGCAAAGGAAACGACAAGAAAATTGTTGTCGGTGCATCTCCAGCGCCTCACGCAGAAATTTTAGAAGAAGCAAAACCGTTATTGAAAGAAAAAGGTTATGATTTAGAGATTAAAACGATTAACGATTACACAACGCCGAATAAATTGCTTGATGCAGGAGAGTTGGATGCAAACTATTTCCAACATACACCGTACTTAGACACAGAGAAAAAAGAGAAAGGCTATAAGATCGAATCAGCAGGTGATGTGCATATCGAACCTATGGCAGTCTATTCAAACAAATATAAAAGTTTAAAAGATTTACCAAATGGTGCAGAAATATTTGTATCAAACAATCCAGCAGAACAAGGTCGTTTCTTGAAATTCTTCGTTGATGCAGGTTTAATCAAAATTAAAGATGGTGTAAAAATTCAAAATGCGACATTTGATGACATTGTAGAAAACAGCAAAAACATCAAATTCAATAGCAAACAATCAGCAGAATTTTTACCAAAAACATATCAAAACAATGAAGGCGATGCAGTCATCATTAATTCTAACTTTGCAATTGAACAAAAATTGAATCCACAAAAAGATTCCATTGCAGTTGAAAAAGCAGAAGACAACCCTTATGCAAACTTAATCGCAGTGAAAGATGGACATAAAAATGATGAAAAAATCAAAGCATTAATGGAAGTTTTACATTCTAAAGAAATTAAAGATTTCATCAATAAAAAATATGATGGTGCTGTAATTCCGGCTGAATAA
- a CDS encoding MetQ/NlpA family ABC transporter substrate-binding protein has product MRKLSFLVTGLLVLALVLTACGKSENSSKSDDKKIVVAATPTPHGQVAKKAGEILKKKGYEVEIREVNDYKIPNKLLDKGDVDANLFQHVPYLEAEKKSHGYKIEEVGKVLTTPMAVYSKKHKSLKDLPDGAKIYISNNPAEEGRFLSFFVKAGLIKIKDGIKIEDAKLDDITENKKHLKFDNQQGAEFLPKTYNNNEGDAVIMNSNYAIDNGLKPLEDSIAVEDESTPFANILAVQKGHKNDKKFQEYLKALQSDEVRDYIKKEFGGAVIPAK; this is encoded by the coding sequence ATGAGAAAATTATCATTTTTGGTGACAGGATTACTTGTTTTAGCACTTGTTTTAACAGCATGTGGGAAGAGCGAAAATAGTAGTAAGAGTGACGATAAAAAAATCGTTGTAGCGGCTACACCGACACCACATGGTCAGGTAGCAAAAAAAGCTGGAGAGATTTTGAAGAAAAAAGGGTATGAAGTTGAGATTCGGGAAGTCAACGATTACAAAATTCCAAATAAATTGTTGGATAAAGGGGATGTGGATGCCAACTTATTCCAACACGTTCCATATTTAGAAGCTGAGAAAAAGTCGCACGGCTATAAGATAGAAGAAGTAGGTAAAGTATTGACAACACCTATGGCTGTGTATAGTAAAAAACATAAAAGCTTAAAAGATTTGCCAGATGGCGCTAAAATCTATATTTCTAACAACCCCGCAGAAGAAGGGCGCTTCTTATCATTTTTTGTAAAAGCAGGATTAATCAAAATAAAAGACGGTATTAAAATTGAAGATGCGAAGTTAGATGACATTACAGAAAATAAAAAGCATTTAAAATTTGATAATCAACAAGGTGCAGAATTTTTACCGAAAACGTACAACAACAATGAAGGTGACGCGGTAATTATGAATTCTAACTATGCCATTGACAATGGTTTGAAGCCGTTGGAAGATTCTATTGCTGTTGAAGATGAATCGACACCATTTGCGAATATTTTAGCTGTTCAAAAAGGACACAAAAACGATAAAAAGTTTCAAGAATATTTGAAAGCATTACAATCTGATGAAGTGCGTGACTACATTAAAAAAGAATTTGGCGGCGCAGTAATTCCAGCCAAATAG